The genomic region CACGGGGGCTCCCGGCGTAACCAGCGATCTGACCGTAGGTCGCCACGCTCCCGAATGGGATGCGGGTTACCAGCCAGTAGACGCGTTGGGCGAAGTCTTCCTGGCTCATAGCGCGGGCACCTCAATGAGCTCGTGAGCGCGCTGACTGAAGTCCTCCACCCACCGCTGCTGCGGTTGCAAGACGTTCGGTGCGCGGCTCCAGCTCGGGTGCCAGAGCAGAAGATGGCGCGCTTCCTTGCCGGAGCTTACTGCGACCAGGGTGTAGGTCCATGCCTCGCCAGTGAGCGTTGCGATGCGGCAGGTGGTGCCGCAGGACTCGGAGGTAACTTCGTCAGCGCTAAGGTCTGTGATCTGCCCGGCGTAGCGCTCGATGAGTTGAGAGAGGTACGCGTCGGCAGGTAGGGGGTAGGGAAGAGGCTCAGCGAGCGCGTACCCCTGAAAGAGCGTACGGGGGGCAGCGAGCTCGCGGAGCGCGGCGTGGCGAGGCCCCCCGGAGGTGGCGGGGGGATCGAGGTAAAGATCGCTCGGAGCGCGGAGTGCCTGGCCGAGGGGGAGGTCGGGAAGGGCGTTCTCAGCGGGCCGAAGTTCGGGCTGAATGCCGTCGCTCAGATCTTTCAATGTCGTGCGTGTTCTCGTGAGATTATCGTGGCCAGTGCGCTCCAGGCGCACGACCCAGGTCGCGTCGGGGGTGGTCGTGAGCAGCGCGTGAGCCACAGTCTCATCGGATCGCGAATGGAACACCCACCATTGACCGGGGCCCGCGGGCTCGGAGGTGAAGGTGTCGCTTAAAGCGGCGAGTCCGTCGCGTTGCAGCGTCAGTCGGTAAGCCACCAGCGCTTGCGTCGGCGCGTACGCGCGCTCCAGCCGGAAGAGGGTTGCGGTTCCCCGGCGCCCCTGCGCTTCAAGAAGCGCAGGGGCGCGTGCCTCCACCGGATCAAAGGCCATCGGCGTGCGCCAGATCAGTGCCTCGGTCGGGTGAGACTGCACGCTGGCGCAGGCTTGCAGCGCCAACGCCAGCGCAATCACCGCAAGGCAGAGCGAGCCATTGCGCGTGCGTAAGCGATCAGGCATCGCCGACGTACTCGGTGTAATAGGCGAGGCCCTTCTGCAGGCGCGCGATGGCGACGTCGCGCTCGAAGGTGGCGACGAGGTCGTAAACCGAGGGGCTGTTCGTCGCGCCGGTCAGCGCGATTCGGGTCGGTTGCGCGACCTTGGCCATGCCGAGCTCAAACTCAGCCATTACCTCTTTATAGACCGCCTCGATCGAAGACGCGCTCCAGTCCTCAAGTTGCTCCAGGCGGGAAACGAGCGCCCCGAAGCCTTCCAGGCCCCCGGCTTTGAGCCACTTCTTGGAAGCCTTCTCGTCGTAGGTTACGTCTTCGGTAAAGAAGTAGTGGCTCTCCTCGGTGAGCGCGACCATCGTGTTGACGCGATCACGCATCAACGCGGTGATGGCGACGAGACGTTCATCGAGTTCGACCGAGTACCCGGCATCTTCAAGGTAAGGCAGCCAGCGCTTAGCAAGCTCTTCAGGCTCCAGGCGCTTCATCCACTCGGAGTTCACCCAGAGGAACTTGTCCTGATCGAAGGTCGAGGAGCTGCGCCCCACATGGTCGAAGCCGAAGAAGGACTCGAGCTCGGCCATGGTGAAGAGCTCTTGATCGCCGTGCGACCAGCCCAGGCGGCTGATGTAGTTGACGATCGCCTCTTTCAAAAAGCCCTGCTCCCGGTAGACCTGCACCGAAGCCGAGCCCTTGCGCTTGCTCAAGCCGTCGATGAGAGGCAGGTGGCCGAAGGTGGGGATGTCATAA from Lujinxingia vulgaris harbors:
- the gltX gene encoding glutamate--tRNA ligase, which encodes MSVRVRFAPSPTGYLHMGGARTALFNYLFARKEGGTFVLRIEDTDLERSKPEYTQVILDAMEWLGMSPDEGPYYQTQRFDLYREKIDELLAAGHAYKCFSTPEELEADREKALAEGRKPMYSRKWRDRTDHPEGEPFVIRIKMPLEGTLTINDMVQGTVTVDVKELDDFIIARSDGSPTYNFVVVVDDATMNISHVIRGNDHLNNTFRQIPVYQALGYDIPTFGHLPLIDGLSKRKGSASVQVYREQGFLKEAIVNYISRLGWSHGDQELFTMAELESFFGFDHVGRSSSTFDQDKFLWVNSEWMKRLEPEELAKRWLPYLEDAGYSVELDERLVAITALMRDRVNTMVALTEESHYFFTEDVTYDEKASKKWLKAGGLEGFGALVSRLEQLEDWSASSIEAVYKEVMAEFELGMAKVAQPTRIALTGATNSPSVYDLVATFERDVAIARLQKGLAYYTEYVGDA